The Tolypothrix sp. PCC 7712 region AGTAATTAAAATCATCTCCGAAGCCGATTCTAGCCTCGGACAAATTCCCCAAAATCACCTCTACATGGTGGAAGCAGTCAGGTTGGATGGTACGGATGATCAAAAGAAATTCTTCTTTGATTTAGTATTACAAGGCAAACGCTTTGGTAACGCCTTCTCGGAAATTGGCACCAAGTCTGTCACCGATGTGCAAACCAAATTAACACCAGATGCTTCTGACTACGTACTCAACGGACGCAAATACTACTCGGCTGGCGCATTACTAGCCCATTGGGTTCCTGTGATTGCCAGCAACCCGGATGGTAAAACAGTAGTAGCATTTGTGGAGAGAGATGCCGAAGGACTGACTCTACTCGATGACTGGACAAGCTTTGGACAGCGTACCACAGCTAGCGGTACTACCATTATTGAAAATGTCAAAGTCAAGGCAGAACACGTCATACCGCACTATTTAGCCTTTGAGAGAGCAACACCAATGGGTGCGATCGCTCAAATCATCCAAGCCGCAGTAGACGTGGGAATTGCCAAAGCCGCAGTCCGTGACACCATTCACTTTGTCCGTAACCATACCCGTCCTTGGGTTGATAGTAATTTAGAAAAAGGCTACGAAGACCCCCTGACACTATACGAATTTGGTAACGTGCAGATTCAAGTCCACGCTGCTGAAGCTTTGCTGCGTCGTGCAGGCGAAT contains the following coding sequences:
- a CDS encoding SfnB family sulfur acquisition oxidoreductase, producing MTSLINTEQKAHIIRDDKEAIAIAHELAAEFAKGDSERDQTRRLPAEEVQKFSQSGLWGITVPKEYGGAFVSNVTLAEVIKIISEADSSLGQIPQNHLYMVEAVRLDGTDDQKKFFFDLVLQGKRFGNAFSEIGTKSVTDVQTKLTPDASDYVLNGRKYYSAGALLAHWVPVIASNPDGKTVVAFVERDAEGLTLLDDWTSFGQRTTASGTTIIENVKVKAEHVIPHYLAFERATPMGAIAQIIQAAVDVGIAKAAVRDTIHFVRNHTRPWVDSNLEKGYEDPLTLYEFGNVQIQVHAAEALLRRAGEFLDIANESGLEEPKVVEASIAVAEVKALATEAAILATNKLFELAGTKSTLEEFNYNRHWRNARAHTLHDPVRWKYYAVGNYFLNGVYPPRHPWL